The Agromyces marinus genome window below encodes:
- a CDS encoding ABC transporter ATP-binding protein — translation MPAVRPARLVAEGWGWRHAGRRRAALHGLDLVIEPGERVLLLGASGSGKSTLLHAFAGVLGGEDEGEQHGTLRLDGVSPVAARGRAGLVLQDPDSQVILARVGDDVAFGCENLGVARDEIWSRVREAVHAVALDLPLDHPTSRLSGGQKQRLALAGALAMRPGLLLLDEPTANLDPEGVAEVRRAVARVVERTGATMVVVEHRVDVWVDLVDRVIVLDADGGVLADGTPASVLAEQGRSLAAKGVWVPGIPLDVPGAADATRADAPSALEAAGLAIGRPRGAVLHEGLAFDVPEAASTVLTGPNGVGKSTLALTLGGLLPPRDGRVVAAPGIARGIGEEPHRWRSRELLTRIGTVFQEPEHQFVASNVRDEIAVAPRALGLAPADVDARVDEVLQRLRLDHLAGANPFTLSGGEARRLSVGAVLATRPRVVILDEPTFGQDRLGWIELVRLLHELVADGASLLSVTHDAAFTASLGGRCIALTPGGPVLTNAIGARLAGEVS, via the coding sequence ATGCCCGCCGTCCGCCCTGCGCGACTCGTCGCGGAGGGCTGGGGGTGGCGGCATGCCGGCCGGCGCCGGGCGGCCCTCCACGGGCTCGACCTCGTGATCGAACCGGGGGAGCGGGTCCTGCTCCTCGGTGCGTCCGGGTCGGGGAAGTCGACCCTGCTGCATGCGTTCGCCGGCGTGCTCGGCGGCGAAGACGAGGGTGAGCAGCACGGCACGCTCCGGCTCGACGGAGTCTCCCCGGTCGCCGCCCGCGGACGAGCGGGACTCGTCCTGCAGGACCCCGACTCGCAGGTGATCCTCGCCCGGGTCGGCGACGACGTCGCCTTCGGCTGCGAGAACCTCGGGGTTGCGCGCGATGAGATCTGGTCGCGGGTGCGCGAGGCGGTTCACGCCGTCGCGCTCGACCTGCCGCTCGATCACCCGACCTCACGCCTCTCCGGCGGGCAGAAGCAACGGCTCGCCCTCGCCGGCGCCCTCGCGATGCGGCCGGGGCTCCTGCTGCTCGACGAGCCCACCGCGAACCTCGACCCGGAGGGTGTCGCCGAGGTCCGTCGGGCGGTGGCGCGGGTCGTCGAACGCACGGGCGCGACGATGGTCGTCGTCGAGCACCGCGTCGACGTCTGGGTCGACCTCGTGGATCGGGTCATCGTGCTCGACGCCGACGGCGGCGTGCTCGCCGACGGCACCCCGGCATCCGTTCTCGCCGAACAGGGCCGGTCGCTCGCGGCGAAGGGGGTCTGGGTTCCCGGCATCCCGCTCGACGTGCCCGGGGCCGCCGACGCGACTCGGGCGGATGCGCCGTCGGCACTCGAAGCCGCGGGGCTCGCGATCGGGCGCCCGCGCGGTGCCGTGCTGCACGAGGGCCTCGCCTTCGACGTGCCCGAAGCGGCATCCACCGTGCTCACCGGGCCGAACGGCGTCGGCAAGTCGACGCTCGCGCTGACCCTCGGCGGGTTGCTCCCACCCCGGGACGGGCGCGTGGTCGCGGCGCCGGGCATCGCGCGCGGCATCGGTGAGGAGCCCCACCGGTGGCGCTCACGCGAGCTGCTCACCCGGATCGGCACCGTGTTCCAGGAACCCGAGCACCAGTTCGTCGCATCGAACGTGCGCGACGAGATCGCCGTCGCGCCGCGCGCGCTCGGCCTCGCGCCCGCCGACGTCGACGCCCGCGTCGACGAGGTGCTGCAGCGGCTCCGCCTCGACCACCTCGCCGGCGCGAACCCCTTCACGCTCTCCGGCGGCGAGGCACGACGGCTGTCGGTGGGCGCGGTGCTCGCGACCCGGCCCCGCGTCGTGATCCTCGACGAGCCGACCTTCGGCCAGGACCGACTGGGGTGGATCGAGCTCGTCCGGCTCCTGCACGAACTCGTCGCCGACGGGGCGTCGCTGCTCTCGGTCACCCACGACGCCGCGTTCACCGCCTCGCTCGGCGGGCGGTGCATCGCGTTGACCCCGGGCGGCCCGGTCCTCACGAACGCCATCGGGGCGCGGCTCGCAGGAGAGGTCTCGTGA
- a CDS encoding ECF transporter S component, with amino-acid sequence MHETSTTGTSTTHSDEHRTAAARSTRWRVVDIVVASVIGVATGVVFLIWNNVGAAWYGAADAVTPGLGGFAIGIWLIGGVLGGLIIRKPGAALYVELLAATVSALVGNQWGIEVIYSGIAQGLGAELVFLATRYRRFGIPTAMLAGAGAAVGAWLLELFLAGNLQKSAEFLAIYFGAVVVSGAVLAGLLGWFVVRGLAATGALSRFGAGRDVSERV; translated from the coding sequence GTGCACGAGACATCCACCACCGGCACGTCCACCACGCACAGCGACGAGCACCGGACTGCGGCCGCGCGCAGCACCCGCTGGCGCGTCGTCGACATCGTCGTCGCGAGCGTCATCGGCGTCGCCACCGGCGTCGTGTTCCTCATCTGGAACAACGTCGGCGCCGCCTGGTACGGCGCCGCCGACGCCGTCACCCCCGGGCTCGGCGGCTTCGCGATCGGCATCTGGCTCATCGGCGGCGTGCTCGGCGGGCTGATCATCCGCAAGCCCGGCGCCGCGCTCTACGTCGAACTGCTCGCCGCGACGGTCTCCGCACTCGTCGGCAACCAGTGGGGCATCGAGGTGATCTACTCGGGCATCGCCCAGGGACTCGGCGCAGAACTCGTCTTCCTCGCGACCCGGTACCGCCGGTTCGGCATCCCCACCGCGATGCTGGCCGGTGCCGGCGCCGCCGTCGGAGCCTGGCTCCTCGAGCTCTTCCTCGCCGGCAACCTGCAGAAGTCGGCCGAGTTCCTCGCGATCTACTTCGGCGCGGTCGTCGTCTCGGGAGCGGTGCTCGCGGGCCTGCTCGGTTGGTTCGTCGTCCGCGGGCTCGCCGCGACAGGAGCCCTGAGCCGGTTCGGGGCCGGGCGAGACGTCTCCGAACGGGTCTGA
- a CDS encoding DNA polymerase IV → MSKQDGSSRQVTTGPVDDSGTPILHVDMDAFFVSVELLRRPDLRGKPVLVGGTAGRGVVAAASYEARRYGVNSAMPMSIALRRCPNAVVLRGDYRRYTEYSGRVMEIFRSLTPLVEPLSIDEAFLDVSGARRLHGSPAEIAWTIRRRVLDETGLTCSVGAAASKYVAKVASSRAKPDGMLVVPAADTVAFLHPLPVSVLWGVGRVTEQSLLKLGLRTVGDVAGMPADALERAVGPALAGRLARLAAGIDPRDVETRRVEKSIGHESTFHHDLVEPEEIARELLRLATDVGVRLRRADLLARTVTLKVRYADFTTLTRSRTLAEPTDVARRIYEEALVPLADLVGDGRRVRLIGVRAEHLRAAGDGAPLWDPDEDWRDAERTIDEVVRRFGRGAVKPATLVRPAAESAAPTVRDGDAPDGHGPDDDPPPGLRTFW, encoded by the coding sequence GTGAGCAAGCAGGACGGCTCGTCGCGCCAGGTCACGACCGGCCCGGTCGACGACTCGGGCACCCCGATCCTGCACGTCGACATGGACGCGTTCTTCGTCTCCGTCGAGCTGCTGCGTCGGCCCGACCTTCGGGGCAAGCCGGTGCTCGTCGGCGGCACCGCCGGCCGGGGCGTCGTCGCGGCTGCGAGCTACGAGGCACGCAGGTACGGCGTGAACTCCGCCATGCCCATGTCGATCGCGCTCCGACGCTGCCCGAACGCCGTCGTGCTCCGTGGCGACTACCGTCGATACACCGAGTACTCGGGCAGGGTCATGGAGATCTTCCGGTCGCTGACACCGCTCGTCGAACCGCTCTCGATCGACGAGGCGTTCCTCGACGTGTCCGGCGCGCGGCGGCTGCACGGCAGCCCCGCCGAGATCGCATGGACGATCCGGCGGCGTGTGCTCGACGAAACGGGGCTCACCTGCTCGGTCGGCGCCGCCGCGAGCAAGTACGTCGCCAAGGTCGCCTCCTCGCGCGCGAAGCCCGATGGCATGCTCGTGGTGCCGGCCGCCGACACGGTCGCGTTCCTGCATCCCCTGCCCGTCTCCGTGCTCTGGGGCGTCGGGCGCGTCACCGAGCAGTCGTTGCTCAAGCTCGGCCTGCGCACGGTCGGCGACGTCGCCGGCATGCCCGCCGACGCGCTCGAACGCGCGGTCGGGCCGGCGCTCGCGGGGCGGCTCGCGCGCCTGGCCGCGGGCATCGATCCACGCGACGTCGAGACGCGCCGGGTCGAGAAGAGCATCGGCCACGAGTCGACGTTCCACCACGACCTCGTCGAGCCCGAGGAGATCGCGCGCGAGCTGCTCCGGCTCGCGACCGACGTCGGCGTGCGACTGCGGCGGGCCGACCTCCTCGCGAGGACCGTGACCCTGAAGGTCAGGTACGCCGACTTCACGACCCTGACCCGCTCGCGCACGCTCGCCGAGCCGACCGACGTGGCCCGCCGGATATACGAGGAGGCGCTCGTCCCGCTCGCCGACCTCGTGGGCGACGGGCGTCGGGTGCGGCTCATCGGCGTGCGTGCCGAGCACCTGCGGGCGGCCGGCGACGGCGCGCCGCTGTGGGATCCGGATGAGGACTGGCGCGACGCCGAACGCACGATCGACGAGGTCGTCCGCCGCTTCGGTCGGGGCGCCGTCAAGCCGGCGACCCTCGTCCGACCGGCCGCCGAATCCGCGGCGCCGACCGTCCGCGACGGCGATGCCCCGGACGGACACGGACCAGACGACGACCCGCCGCCCGGGCTTCGCACGTTCTGGTGA
- the gatB gene encoding Asp-tRNA(Asn)/Glu-tRNA(Gln) amidotransferase subunit GatB, which translates to MAHVELMDFDDALLRFEPVIGLEVHVELNTETKMFSPAPNPANERYHGAEPNTLVAPVDMGLPGALPVVNATAVRSSIALGLALGCSIAPSSRFARKNYFYPDLGKNYQISQYDEPIAFEGSVEVEIDGGRTFQIAIERAHMEEDAGKLTHIGSTGRIHGAEYSLVDYNRAGVPLVEIVTKPIVGAEADAPALARAYVAAIRDIVLALGISEARMERGNLRCDANVSLRPRGQEQFGTRTETKNVNSMRSVERAIRYEIQRQAAILAAGGTITQETRHWHEDTGKTSPGRPKSDADDYRYFPEPDLLPVVPDPAVIEELRAALPEPPAARRRRLKAEWGFTDLEFQDVANSGLLNELAETVDAGASPAAARKWWTGEIARVANAQGTDAAGLVTPAHVAELAVLVDEGTLTDRLARQVLEGVIAGEGSPREVVDARGLAVVSDDGALVAAIDEALAAQPDVLAKIRDGKVQAAGAVIGAVMKAMQGKADAARVRELVLERAGSDA; encoded by the coding sequence ATGGCCCACGTAGAACTCATGGACTTCGACGACGCGCTGCTGCGCTTCGAACCCGTCATCGGCCTCGAGGTGCACGTCGAGCTGAACACCGAGACGAAGATGTTCTCGCCGGCACCGAACCCCGCCAACGAGCGGTACCACGGTGCCGAGCCGAACACGCTCGTCGCGCCGGTCGACATGGGCCTGCCGGGCGCCCTCCCGGTCGTCAACGCGACCGCGGTGCGTTCGTCGATCGCGCTCGGGCTCGCGCTCGGCTGCTCGATCGCGCCGTCGAGCCGGTTCGCGCGGAAGAACTACTTCTACCCCGACCTCGGCAAGAACTACCAGATCTCGCAGTACGACGAGCCGATCGCGTTCGAGGGCTCCGTCGAGGTCGAGATCGACGGCGGCCGCACCTTCCAGATCGCGATCGAGCGCGCCCACATGGAAGAGGACGCCGGCAAGCTCACGCACATCGGTTCGACCGGCCGCATCCACGGCGCCGAGTACTCCCTCGTCGACTACAACCGCGCCGGCGTGCCGCTCGTCGAGATCGTCACGAAGCCCATCGTGGGCGCCGAAGCGGATGCCCCCGCCCTCGCTCGCGCATACGTCGCCGCGATCCGCGACATCGTGCTCGCGCTCGGCATCTCCGAGGCGCGCATGGAGCGCGGCAACCTCCGCTGCGACGCGAACGTCTCGCTGCGCCCGCGCGGTCAGGAGCAGTTCGGCACGCGCACCGAGACGAAGAACGTCAACTCGATGCGTTCGGTCGAGCGCGCCATCCGCTACGAGATCCAGCGCCAGGCGGCCATCCTCGCCGCCGGCGGCACGATCACGCAGGAGACGCGTCACTGGCATGAAGACACGGGCAAGACCAGCCCCGGCCGGCCGAAGTCAGACGCCGACGACTACCGCTACTTCCCCGAGCCCGACCTGCTGCCGGTCGTGCCCGACCCGGCCGTGATCGAGGAGCTCCGTGCGGCGCTGCCCGAGCCGCCCGCCGCGCGCCGTCGTCGCCTCAAGGCCGAGTGGGGCTTCACCGACCTCGAGTTCCAGGACGTCGCGAACAGCGGCCTCCTGAACGAGCTCGCCGAGACGGTCGACGCGGGCGCGAGTCCCGCGGCGGCCCGCAAGTGGTGGACGGGCGAGATCGCACGCGTCGCCAACGCACAGGGTACGGATGCCGCGGGCCTGGTCACTCCGGCGCACGTCGCCGAGCTCGCCGTGCTCGTCGACGAGGGCACCCTCACCGACCGCCTCGCGCGCCAGGTGCTCGAGGGCGTCATCGCGGGCGAGGGATCGCCGCGCGAGGTCGTCGACGCCCGCGGTCTCGCGGTCGTCTCCGACGACGGCGCGCTCGTCGCCGCGATCGACGAGGCGCTCGCCGCCCAGCCCGACGTGCTCGCCAAGATCCGCGACGGCAAGGTGCAGGCCGCAGGCGCCGTCATCGGCGCGGTCATGAAGGCCATGCAGGGCAAGGCCGACGCCGCACGCGTACGCGAGCTCGTGCTCGAACGCGCCGGAAGCGACGCGTAG
- the gatA gene encoding Asp-tRNA(Asn)/Glu-tRNA(Gln) amidotransferase subunit GatA, with the protein MSEIIRLTAADLADKLASGEVSAVEATKAHLDRISAVDGAVHAFLHVNEQALETAAEIDRRRAAGDELGPLAGVPIAVKDVLVTEGMPSTSGSRILEGWIPPYDATPVRKVREAGMIPLGKTNMDEFAMGSSTEHSAYGPTHNPWDLERIPGGSGGGSAAAVAAFEAPLALGSDTGGSIRQPAHVTGTVGIKPTYGGVSRYGSIALASSLDQVGPVSRTVLDAALLHDVIAGHDPHDQTSIPDPWPSMADAVRRADVSGLRIGVVKELDSDGFQAGVRQRFHEALDLLAANGAEIVEVSAPNFEYSIAAYYLILPAEASSNLAKFDSVRFGLRVTPDGGGTVEEVMAATREAGFGPEVKRRIILGTYALSAGYYDAYYGSAQKVRTLVQQDFANAFAEVDVLATPTAPTTAFKFGEKLADPLAMYLNDVATIPANLAGVPGISVPSGLAPEDGLPVGIQFLAPAREDARLYNVGGALEALLVDRWGGPLLAQAPDLSTHELTATEEGVL; encoded by the coding sequence GTGAGCGAGATCATCCGGCTGACCGCCGCCGACCTCGCCGACAAGCTCGCCTCCGGCGAGGTCTCCGCCGTCGAGGCCACCAAGGCGCACCTCGACCGCATCAGCGCGGTCGACGGCGCCGTGCACGCGTTCCTCCACGTCAACGAGCAGGCGCTCGAGACCGCCGCCGAGATCGACCGCCGCCGCGCTGCTGGCGACGAGCTCGGCCCGCTCGCGGGCGTGCCCATCGCCGTCAAGGACGTGCTCGTGACCGAGGGCATGCCCTCGACCTCCGGCTCGCGGATCCTCGAGGGCTGGATCCCGCCGTACGACGCGACCCCGGTCCGCAAGGTCCGCGAGGCCGGCATGATCCCGCTCGGCAAGACCAACATGGACGAGTTCGCGATGGGCTCCTCCACCGAGCACTCCGCGTACGGTCCGACGCACAACCCGTGGGACCTCGAGCGCATCCCCGGCGGGTCCGGCGGCGGGTCCGCCGCAGCGGTCGCCGCGTTCGAAGCGCCGCTCGCCCTCGGCAGCGACACAGGCGGGTCGATCCGCCAGCCCGCGCACGTCACCGGCACGGTTGGCATCAAGCCAACCTACGGCGGCGTCAGCCGGTACGGTTCGATCGCGCTCGCATCGAGCCTCGACCAGGTCGGCCCCGTCAGCCGCACCGTGCTCGACGCGGCACTCCTGCACGACGTCATCGCCGGGCACGACCCGCACGACCAGACCTCCATCCCCGACCCGTGGCCGTCGATGGCCGACGCGGTGCGGCGAGCGGATGTCTCGGGGCTGCGCATCGGCGTCGTGAAGGAGCTCGACTCCGACGGGTTCCAGGCCGGCGTCCGCCAGCGCTTCCACGAAGCGCTCGACCTGCTCGCCGCGAACGGCGCCGAGATCGTCGAGGTCAGCGCACCGAACTTCGAGTACTCGATCGCCGCGTACTACCTGATCCTGCCCGCCGAGGCGTCCTCGAACCTCGCGAAGTTCGACTCCGTCCGCTTCGGCCTGCGCGTCACGCCCGACGGCGGCGGGACAGTCGAAGAGGTCATGGCGGCCACGCGCGAAGCGGGCTTCGGGCCAGAGGTCAAGCGCCGCATCATCCTCGGCACCTACGCACTCTCGGCCGGCTACTACGACGCCTACTACGGCAGCGCGCAGAAGGTGCGCACGCTCGTGCAGCAGGACTTCGCGAACGCGTTCGCCGAGGTCGACGTGCTCGCCACGCCGACGGCGCCGACGACCGCGTTCAAGTTCGGCGAGAAGCTCGCCGACCCGCTCGCGATGTACCTCAACGACGTCGCGACGATCCCCGCGAACCTCGCGGGCGTTCCCGGCATCTCCGTGCCGTCCGGGCTCGCGCCGGAGGACGGCCTGCCCGTCGGCATCCAGTTCCTCGCGCCCGCGCGCGAGGACGCCCGCCTCTACAACGTCGGCGGCGCGCTCGAGGCGCTGCTCGTCGACCGCTGGGGCGGCCCGCTGCTCGCGCAGGCGCCCGACCTGTCCACCCATGAACTCACGGCGACCGAGGAGGGCGTGCTCTGA
- the gatC gene encoding Asp-tRNA(Asn)/Glu-tRNA(Gln) amidotransferase subunit GatC — protein MSEISAEQVAHLANLARIALTEEEIGHLTTELGQIMHAVEKVSEVATPDVVPTSHPIPLHNPLRADVPSDVLTVEQVLSGAPEHDGTRFVVSAILGEEQ, from the coding sequence ATGTCTGAAATCAGCGCCGAGCAGGTCGCGCACCTCGCGAACCTCGCCCGCATCGCGCTCACGGAAGAAGAGATCGGCCACCTCACGACCGAGCTCGGCCAGATCATGCACGCGGTCGAGAAGGTGAGCGAGGTGGCCACGCCCGACGTGGTGCCCACCAGCCACCCGATCCCGCTGCACAACCCGCTGCGAGCAGACGTCCCCTCCGACGTGCTCACCGTCGAGCAGGTGCTCTCGGGCGCGCCCGAGCACGACGGCACGCGCTTCGTCGTCTCCGCGATCCTGGGGGAGGAGCAGTGA
- the ligA gene encoding NAD-dependent DNA ligase LigA → MDFESARAEADRLAERIDAARRAYYGDGDSPLSDAEYDEAFHRLEALERAFPELAGQDSPTQQVGAEVASAGFPEHEHAERMLSLDNVFSEAEFREWAAKAEASAGRPVRWLTELKIDGLAISLAYRDGVLETATTRGDGRVGENITENLEFIPAIPTRLSGEGFPPFFEVRGEVFLSTADFAALNARQRELQADHEAAELAKGRDPEKITTRYPEFANARNTAAGSLRQRRENKSALDLELMRDRLGRLAVYLHGIGAWNEPPVAAQSEIYDLIAGWGLPVSPHSHVFDSVDDVAAFIAHWGEHRHDIEHEIDGIVIKVDDLALHDELGATSRAPRWAIAYKYPPEEVHTKLLDIVVGVGRTGRATPYAVMEPVKVAGSTVRQATLHNQQVVKAKGVLIGDTVVLRKAGDVIPEILGAVESARDGTQTEWRMPETCPECGTPLRAMKEGDIDLRCPNARSCPAQVRGRVEHIGSRGGLDIEALGEVSAAALTHPLRPETPPLVTEAGLFDLRLDDLLPIEVVVRDMETGLEKLEDDGTVRVRAPFQRVTKEYPPEAAGLDAAERRKAGFKKDFVVVHPSAAANKLLAELDKAKTKPLWRLIVSLNIRHVGPVAARALADHFGSLDAIRAATRDELAEVDGVGGIIADSLIDWFEVDWHQEIVDRWQNAGVQWATPRHPGPGRAAAADGVLAGLTIVATGSLEGYTRDGAQEAIIAAGGKAASSVSKKTDYVAAGPGAGSKLAKAEALGIRVLDAAQFRVLVTEGPDALG, encoded by the coding sequence ATGGACTTCGAGTCCGCGCGAGCCGAGGCCGACCGGCTGGCCGAACGCATCGACGCCGCTCGGCGGGCGTACTACGGCGATGGCGATTCGCCGCTCTCCGACGCGGAGTACGACGAGGCGTTCCACCGCCTCGAGGCGCTCGAGCGCGCGTTCCCAGAGCTCGCCGGGCAAGACAGCCCGACCCAGCAGGTGGGTGCCGAGGTGGCATCCGCCGGGTTCCCCGAGCACGAGCATGCCGAGCGGATGCTGAGCCTCGACAATGTCTTCTCCGAAGCGGAGTTCCGCGAGTGGGCTGCGAAGGCCGAGGCATCGGCCGGCCGGCCGGTGCGCTGGCTCACGGAACTGAAGATCGACGGGCTCGCGATCAGCCTCGCGTACCGCGACGGCGTGCTCGAGACCGCGACGACCCGAGGCGACGGGCGGGTCGGCGAGAACATCACCGAGAACCTCGAGTTCATCCCCGCCATCCCGACCCGACTCAGCGGAGAAGGGTTCCCTCCGTTCTTCGAGGTCCGGGGCGAAGTCTTCCTCAGTACCGCCGACTTCGCCGCGCTCAACGCGCGCCAGCGCGAACTCCAGGCCGACCACGAGGCGGCCGAACTCGCCAAGGGCAGAGACCCCGAGAAGATCACGACCCGGTACCCCGAGTTCGCCAACGCCCGCAACACCGCCGCCGGAAGCCTTCGCCAGCGACGTGAGAACAAGAGCGCCCTCGACCTCGAACTCATGCGAGACCGGCTCGGCCGCCTCGCCGTATACCTGCACGGCATCGGCGCCTGGAATGAGCCGCCCGTGGCGGCGCAGTCCGAGATCTACGACCTCATCGCCGGGTGGGGCCTGCCCGTCTCGCCGCACTCGCACGTGTTCGACTCGGTCGACGACGTCGCCGCGTTCATCGCGCACTGGGGCGAGCACCGGCACGACATCGAGCACGAGATCGACGGCATCGTCATCAAGGTCGACGACCTCGCCCTGCACGACGAACTCGGCGCGACCAGCCGCGCACCGCGCTGGGCGATCGCCTACAAGTACCCGCCCGAAGAGGTGCACACGAAGCTGCTCGACATCGTCGTCGGCGTCGGCCGGACCGGGCGGGCCACCCCCTACGCCGTCATGGAACCGGTCAAGGTCGCCGGCTCCACCGTGCGGCAGGCGACCCTGCACAATCAGCAGGTCGTGAAGGCCAAGGGCGTGCTCATCGGCGACACGGTCGTTCTCCGCAAGGCCGGCGACGTGATTCCCGAGATCCTCGGCGCGGTCGAGTCCGCCCGCGACGGCACCCAGACCGAATGGCGCATGCCCGAGACTTGCCCCGAGTGCGGCACCCCCTTGCGCGCCATGAAAGAGGGCGACATCGACCTGCGCTGCCCCAACGCGCGGTCCTGCCCGGCGCAGGTGCGCGGCCGCGTCGAACACATCGGCTCGCGCGGCGGGCTCGACATCGAAGCGCTCGGCGAGGTCTCGGCCGCCGCGCTCACCCACCCCCTCCGGCCAGAGACCCCACCGCTCGTCACGGAGGCCGGCCTATTCGACCTCCGCCTCGACGACCTGCTGCCCATCGAAGTCGTCGTGCGCGACATGGAGACCGGGCTCGAGAAGCTCGAAGACGACGGAACCGTGCGCGTACGCGCGCCGTTCCAGCGCGTCACCAAGGAGTACCCGCCCGAGGCCGCCGGGCTCGACGCGGCCGAGCGCCGCAAGGCCGGCTTCAAGAAGGACTTCGTCGTCGTGCACCCGTCGGCCGCGGCGAACAAGCTCCTCGCCGAACTCGACAAGGCCAAGACCAAGCCGCTGTGGCGCCTCATCGTCTCCCTCAACATCCGGCACGTCGGGCCCGTCGCGGCACGCGCACTCGCCGACCACTTCGGCTCGCTCGACGCGATCCGTGCGGCGACCCGGGACGAACTCGCCGAGGTCGACGGCGTCGGCGGCATCATCGCCGACTCGCTCATCGACTGGTTCGAGGTCGACTGGCACCAGGAGATCGTGGACCGGTGGCAGAACGCGGGCGTGCAGTGGGCGACCCCGAGACACCCCGGGCCGGGCAGGGCTGCAGCCGCCGACGGCGTGCTCGCCGGGCTCACGATCGTCGCGACCGGATCCCTCGAGGGCTATACGCGCGACGGCGCCCAGGAGGCCATCATCGCCGCGGGCGGCAAGGCCGCCTCGAGCGTGTCGAAGAAGACCGACTACGTCGCGGCCGGCCCCGGCGCCGGATCCAAGCTCGCCAAGGCCGAAGCCCTCGGCATCCGCGTGCTCGACGCCGCGCAGTTCCGGGTGCTCGTGACCGAGGGCCCCGACGCGCTCGGGTGA
- a CDS encoding restriction endonuclease — protein sequence MLTEQHPSTRTTWTRHAAQFLDWQRVVEYFERDEAERVNKRIELIDGKRLAELMLRHGVGVQPDQTVTLYKVDEDYFDTL from the coding sequence ATGCTAACCGAGCAGCATCCGTCGACGCGCACGACGTGGACACGGCACGCGGCCCAGTTTCTGGACTGGCAACGCGTAGTGGAGTACTTCGAACGCGACGAGGCGGAGCGGGTCAACAAGCGCATCGAACTCATCGACGGAAAGCGGCTCGCCGAGCTCATGCTCAGGCACGGCGTCGGCGTACAGCCCGACCAGACCGTGACGCTCTACAAGGTCGACGAGGACTACTTCGACACCCTGTGA
- a CDS encoding nucleotidyltransferase family protein: MATVSPAAATKRAALVAHREELDAVLRRYGALNARLFGSVARGDADDASDVDILVDLDPDGGNPLLRVAGIGEEFSRILGARVDVVTPPLLRDPVSATAMADAVAL, translated from the coding sequence ATGGCCACCGTATCGCCAGCGGCCGCGACCAAACGGGCCGCGCTCGTCGCCCACCGCGAGGAACTCGATGCAGTGCTTCGCCGATACGGCGCGCTCAACGCACGGTTGTTCGGATCGGTGGCCCGCGGTGATGCGGACGACGCGAGCGACGTCGACATCCTGGTCGACCTGGATCCCGATGGCGGGAACCCATTGCTCCGCGTGGCCGGCATCGGCGAGGAGTTCAGCCGCATCCTCGGGGCCCGAGTCGATGTGGTGACACCGCCGCTCTTGCGCGACCCGGTCTCAGCGACCGCGATGGCGGACGCGGTCGCCCTGTGA
- a CDS encoding HepT-like ribonuclease domain-containing protein — protein MSRSADERIADILAAIDRCLTYRQFLDQTNDTQAAMAYDAVLRNLAVIGEAVRTLPAEFTASMPNVPWAAIAGLRNVVIHEYFRVDSSLIIDIVDSQLAPLAAQLRRVPLSD, from the coding sequence GTGAGCCGTTCAGCCGACGAACGCATCGCCGACATCCTCGCTGCGATCGATCGATGCTTGACCTACCGGCAGTTCCTCGATCAGACGAACGACACCCAGGCCGCAATGGCGTACGACGCCGTCCTCCGCAACCTTGCGGTGATCGGTGAGGCAGTGCGCACGTTGCCCGCCGAGTTCACCGCTTCGATGCCGAACGTTCCATGGGCCGCGATCGCGGGACTCCGGAACGTCGTGATCCACGAGTACTTCCGCGTTGATTCGTCGCTCATCATCGATATCGTCGATAGCCAACTCGCGCCACTTGCCGCACAGCTGCGGCGTGTCCCGCTCAGCGACTGA